In the genome of Oncorhynchus nerka isolate Pitt River linkage group LG4, Oner_Uvic_2.0, whole genome shotgun sequence, the window TTATAGACATCTTAGCAATAATTGACCCCCAGAATGTTATGTTGTGATTTTTCAATGGGCTACACTGTGCTAGTAGTGTGAAGCATTAATCCTCTTTGAATACATGGCAATATTAATGTCCTTGGCCTAGACAAATGCACAGCGCAGATGACCTCTGGCAAATGGAtggaaaatgtattaaatattggCTCTGCTTCTGCTATCTGCAGATTTAGGCCTAGTGTTTTAGTTAAGCTTAAAGAAAGTGTAAAATCCaataaaataatattttaaaAAAGAGTGCACATCGCGTCATGACCAGTTTAATTGCTAACGAGTTACATTTCAATGTAATGCCATGTGTCTCTCTGTCATCGTACAAAGGGTGGACGAGGAGAAAACCATTTGATGAAAAAACTGTCATAACTGCCACATAAACAGCCATTTTATGCCCCAGTcacttttcactctgtcagtttTATTAATGCATtgaaatatgtttgttttttcctCTTTAAATAACACTGAATATAAACTCCTATTATTGGTCTTTTTTATGCTCTAAGAACTGGCCTGTTTTATTTTACATACTGTATTTGTTGAAACATATTTTAGAATGGAAAGGTTACCATTTGGAGTGTTTGTGGTTGCCACACAAGTTCTGGATTTATGTTTGTTTCACAACAACaatacatctgtggcattggtCTACATGAAATACTATCCATTtgaaacaaaaatatgaatgagGTGGCTATATATCTGGTGGCTATGAGTAAGTACTGGAAGTCAGTTTGACTATCAAGCAATGCCATTGGTTAGTTAGAATGCCAAGGTCAGAGGTAACAGGTCATACCAGCTCGGAAGTGATGTTGACCTTATCATCAGTTGTGTGTTTCATCAAGGAACAGAATAGCACTGTAGTCAcaaacctttctctctctctcagtggatTCATTCAATCTTATTTGAGAGGGAGCTAGGGCGTGATGCAATCTGAGGGAATTGTTTGTATGTGTGATGTAGATACGGGGATGCAGTCTGAgggtctgcatcccaaattgcaccctagtccctataaagtgcacttcttttgaccagagcactatggactcttttcaaaagtagtgcactatatagggaatagggtgccttttgggatgcaGTTTGACGGTGCTGCACTCCAGCTGTGGCTTATCCCAAGGTAATAAAAATGGAACAAATCAACTCAGTAATCCCTCCTCAGCTCGCCATAGTTCTTGGAACCAtggaacaaacaaaaaaaaacagatctTCTTCTTAGTATGCAATGCAGTAATGTCAGAGCTGAAGAATCGAGCCTTTTCTCAATCTCTCTGTTACATTTCTATCACAGGTTTTTAGCCTACACCGGTGCTAAGCCTAAAGATTCAGACTTTTGTGTTTCCACCCCTGAGGCCTAAATGTGACATGTTATTGTCTGAGATTGAGGCCTCACCCATTGTCTTTTTCTTACCAGGTTTCCCTGATTTTCCAGGGAGTCCTCAGCGATGGAGGTGCTACAGTGCGATGGCTGTGACTTCCGTGCTGAGTCGTACGACGACCTCAAGACCCACATCCAGGATGTACACACGGCCTTCCTGCAGCCCACTGAtgttggagagggggatgggagtcCCTGCCAGTCCAGGGCAGACTCTCTGAACTCCCCCAaccagacagagggggaggaagaagagCAGAATACATCTCCACAAACTGAAACGGGTAAGGGAACTGCATCAACGGTGATGTTTATGGACAAATGATTATGATTAAGGTTATGATTATTATGCTAAAGATAAAtgtttgttattattatttatgaTATTAATATAATATTTATAGGCATATGTCTTATTCTTTGCATACagtcagtgccttcagaaagcattcttaccccttgacttaattccaatttttttgtgttacagccagatttttttttaaatggatgaATTAGATgtattttctcacccatctacacacaacacatgTCAATGtgaaaatgacaaagtgaaaacatattttttagacattttggcaaatttattgaaaatgaaatacagaaatatctaatctgtaccagtccaaagtttggacacacctactcattccaggtttttctttattttttacaaatttctacattgtagattaatagtgaagacatcaaaactattaaataaaacatatggaatcatgtagtaaccaaaaaaatgttaaactaattcttcaaagtagccaccctttgccttgttgacagctttgcacactcttggcattcactcaaccagcttcatgaggtagccacctggaatgcatttcaattaacaggagtgccttgtttaaagttaatttgtggaagttctttccttcttaatgcgtttgagccaatcagttatgttgtgacaaggtaggggtggtatacagaagatagccctatttgggaaaagaccaattccatattatggcaagaacagctcaaataagcaaagtgaaacgacagtccatcattactttaagacatgaaggtccgtcaaccatcaagtgctatgacgaaactggctctcatgaagactgccacaggaaaggaagacccagagttacctctgctgcagttcattagagttatctgCACCTCAGAtagcagccaaaataaatgcttcacagagttcaagtaacagacacatctcaacatcaactgttcagaggagactgcgtgaatcaggtcttcgtggtcgaattgctgcaaagaaacgacaccaataagaggaagagacttaattgggccaagaaacatgagcaatgggcattagaccggtggaaatgtgtccttttgtttgatgagtccaaagattttttggttccaaccgccgtgtctttgtgagacgcagagtaggtgaacggatgatctccgcatgtgtggttcccaccctaAAGCATGGGGGAGGagatgtggtggtgtgggggtgctttgctggtgacactgtctgtgatttatttagaaatcaagacacacttaaccaacatggctaccaccgCATTCTGCAGCAacactccatcccatctggtttgtgcttcgTAGGACTATGATTTCGACAGGtcaatgacctaacacacctccaggttgtttaagggctatttgatcaagaaggagggtgatggggtgctgcataagatgacctggcctccacaatcacctgacctcaaaccaaatgagatggtttgggatgagttgaactgcagactgaaggaaaagcagcgaacaagcatatgtggaaactccttcaagactgttggaaaagcattcctcatgaagctggttgagataatgcatagagtgtgcaaagctgtcatcaaggcaaaaggttgctactttgaagaatctaaaatataatttgatttgtttcacacttttttggttactacatgattccatatgtgttatttcgtagttttgatgtcttcactattattctgcaatgtgtaaaaataaagaaaaatacttgaattagtaggtgtgtccaaacctttgactggtactgtaagttttcacacccctgagtcaatacttagtagtttttcaagataaaaaaagaaacagaaaggcgctaagcacaggcaaatccTAGAgtaaaatctggttcagtctgctttccaccaaacACAGGGAGATTAATTCACATTTTAGCAGGAAAATAATCTTAAACACAAGACAAATCAACAATGGAGTTGCTTACCGAGAAGACAGTTAATGTTCCTGAGTGTCCGAGTCacagtttggacttaaatctACCTCAAAATCTATGGcatgacctgaaaatggttgtctagcattgatcaacaaccaatttgacaaagcttgaagaattttgaaaataataatgtgcaaatgttgtacaattcaggtgtgaaagctcttagagacataccaagaaagactcacagctgtaatctatgccaaaggtgcttcaacaaattatgaattcttatgtaaatgagatatttctgtaaaaTATTTCCAAAAACGTGTTTttacattgtcattatggggtattgtgtgtagatggatgagggaaaaaaacaatttaatccattttgattgaattcaggctgtaacacaacaaaatatggaataagtctaggggtatgaatacattctACTATTTACAGTATATTAACATTGATATTGCTATTTAAGGAAAGACTGTTTTATCATCTCTTTTTTCCTTTCTTTTCCATTGGCCACCCCTTTGAAACAGACTTTTCAAGTTCAAACCAAATGCCATACAGCAAGTCAGCAAACCATCCCAACAAAACTGCAAACCAGTTATTCCAGTGCAAAATCTGTGTTCGTTACTTCAGATCAAAATCTCTGTTGTCTGAACACACCAAGAAGGTACATGGAACCTCACTAAGTGGCGGGAACTCACCTGCCTCCCATACGTCCAAACAGTCCAACTATAACATCGTTATCCATGACAGTCTTGGGAAAGTGTTCTCCTGCCACTATTGTACATACAAGTCCCCACGCAAAGCCAGGATCCTGAAGCACCAGAAGATGTATCATAAAGGAAATCTGGACCCCCCAGAATCTCTGTCTGAGGCTGTTGATGACCCTGAGTCATTATCGTCCGAGGAGCCCAGTGAGGAACTATCAGAAGATGTGGTAGAGCGTGGTATCCTAGAGTCCATGGTTAAACCTCTGGGGAAGTCGAGGGGAAACCAAGCACTTCGAAGAGAGTGGTGTGACAACATGATGAAAAAGCACCGCAACATGGTGAAAATGATCTCAACCATCCAGCcgggtggagaaggagaaggaagcgCAGGCTCTTCTAAATCTGATTCCCCTTCCTCCCCCAGAAGCCCTCCTAACTCCAAAATGGTTTTCAAAGACCTGAGTGGTAATGAAGGCTCCTCTGTAGGCAACTCCTCAGTTTTCAAGCTCAACAAGCCTGCCTCTGGGATATCACCCTATCAGTATTCACAGATTCAATCGGTAGCGCCCAACAGCACGGGATCCTCCATTTTGTCTGACAGGTCCACCTTCGTCATGTCCGATGTTTCCAACTCTGCCATGGAGATGGATTTGAGCATGCTTGACGACTCCAGGAGCACCTCTGAGGAAGATGACGAGGAACTGGGTGATGAGGATGATCCCAATTACACCGACCCCTTGTCAACTGGGGATTCTGCCAAGCAGCTTCTGTCCGAAGAGGATAACAAGATGCTGGAGACTAAAGGGATACCATTCAGAAGGTACATGAACAGGTTCCAGTGTCCTTTCTGCTCTTTCCTCACCATGCATCGCAGAAGCATCTCCCGTCACATTGAGAACATACACCTATCTGGGAAGACGACGGTATACAAGTGTGATGAGTGCCCCTTTATCTGCACCAGCCCTCTCAAGTTAGGCACGCACATGCAAAGTCACTCCTCAGACTGGGACACCATGGACCTGACCAGTGAAAGCCCAGGTCCTCAGAATAACGAGACACCAGAATCAGTGAACGGAGGAAACGTTGCTGCTTCCAAAGTCAATGGGAAAAAGCTAAGTAATGTGGGCAATGATCTAAACCAGCAAAATCCTCACCGCTGTACACTCTGTAGCTTCTCGACAACCACGCTGAAAGGGCTGCGAGTTCACCAGCAACACAAGCACTCCTACTGTGATGACATGCAAGCTGCCAGCTTGGAGGGCTCTACAAATGAGCAACAGGACTCGGAATTGGAAACATTCTCCAGTTCTCCGAGCCAGGTACAAAAAACACAGACTTCAATTCTAGGACTTGGATCCAAAAAGCACTTAACTGGGAAAACTGCAAGGAAGTCCATCAATGATCTACCTTTGGATCTGTCCCCAGTCAAGAAGAGAACTAGGATTGATGAAATTGCCAACAACCTTCAGAGCAAGATCAGTCAGCAACAGGAGGATCTGGTGATTAATCTGGAAGAAATTGATGATGAAGAGGAAGGAGAGCTCAACGTGAATGAAGATGCAGGCAGAGACAAGGAGGAGAACAACGGTGAGAGTAAAAATCATGGCTACGTTTACAACAAGCTTTACGAAGGCCGGGTGGGTAAAAGAAAAAGAACCCTCACGTCAAAGCTAAGAAACATTCCCATTGCAATGACACTCTCTGATGATGAGGACAAGGAGTCTGTTGATCTTAAAGCGGATCTCCAAGACCAGAGCAGCCAAGACAGCCGGGACACTTCTTTCCAGGAGAACCTTGACTATACAGAGGACTCAGGGATGGCACGATTCTATTGCAAGCACTGTGACTACCATAACAAGTCAGCCCGCAGTGTGAGCACCCACTACCAGAGAATGCACCCCTACATTAAGTTTAGCTTTAGATACATTCTCGACCCTGAGGACCAAAGTGCCGTATTTCGTTGTCTGGAGTGCTTCATCGAATACACCAACTTCAACAACCTTCATGAGCATTACATGGATCACCACCCAGAAGCCAGCAATGTGCTGAACTTCAACCAGCCAGATTTGGTGTACATGTGTCGCTTTTGTTCGTACACAAGTCCAAACGTCAGAAGCTTGATGCCCCATTACCAAAGAATGCACCCTGAGGTGAAAATAAACAACGCTATGATCTTCTCGAGTTACGTGGTGGAACAGCAGCACAAGGGAGCAGAATCTCAAACGCTTAGAGAAATTTTAAATTCCGGTCCCAAGAGTTTCACATGTAGCTCCACCACTTCCACACCCAAGTCCTCGTCCAGTCCTGTGCTCAAAAGTGTTGCAAAGACACAAGATTCAAGCTCTGAGACAGAGGCCCTGAAAGAGGTTGGTAATGTTGTGGTCTATGACTGTGACTTATGCTCCTTTGCTAGCCCTAACATGCACTCTGTATTGGTTCACTATCAGAAGAAGCACCCAGAGCAAAAGGCCTCATATTTCCGCATTCAGAAAACCATGAGAGTTATCACAGTCGATAGGCCACAGTCAGCAGGCAACTCTTCTTACAACATCAATATACCAACCCCTGCTAAGTCGCCAAGCGCCGCCATGCCATTTGGTACAGATGAGGAGATATACTACTGTAAACATTGTGTGTACAGCAACCGCTCTGTAGTGGGAGTTCTTGTCCATTATCAAAAGAGACATCCAGAAATAAAGGTGACTGCGAAATACATCAAGCACGCCGCTCCCACCTCTGGGTTGATGAAACTAATGGATGAGCTTCAGATTGCACCCCCAAAGCAGTTTCTCAAACAGTTCAACAACAATGGATTTGATGGGTCCAGCAATTCTCACGCTAGAGTTGTTACAGAGAAAGGAGAAGCAGAGATGCTTTTCTTCTGTCAGCACTGTGACTACGGGAACCGCACTGTAAAAGGAGTGCTTATTCACTACCAGAAGAAGCACAGGGACGCAAAGTCCAATGCTGACCTTGTACGCCGGCACACTGCAGTGGTCCGCAGTCAACGAGAGCGAGCGCAGATGGGCCAGTCAGGCACTGCCGCCTCTGCCATAGCCCCTGCTGCTCCCACCGAGACCGAGGCATCCTCCGGATGTCTTCGCTCACTGAAGTGCAGGCACTGCTCTTATACATCTCCATACGTTTACGCATTGAAGAAGCACCTGAAGAAGGATCATCCTACTGTGAAAGCCACAGCCATGACCATTTTACACTGGGCGTACCAAGATGGCATCCTGGAGGCTGGTTATCACTGTGAGTGGTGCATCTACTCCCATGCGGAACCCAACGGGCTGCTAATGCATTACCAAAGACGCCACCCAGAGCACAATGTTGACTACACGTACATGGCAAGCAAGCTGTGGGCCGGGCCTGATACCACCACCTCCCAGCCAGGGGGGAACGCTGGGGACAGTAAGCACTACCAATGCAGAGATTGTGCTTTCGAGGCGTGCTCCATCTGGGATATTACCAACCACTACCAAGCTGTCCACCCCTGGGCTGTCAAAGGGGATGAGTCTGTACTATTGGACATAATCAAAGGTCCAAGATCCCAAGAGAAAGTCCACCCCTCAATGGCTAAAGGACCACCTTTCACTTTTCTTCCAACTGCTCACGATGAAGGACCATTGGATATCCCTACCTCACCTCAAGAGCACCAACACCACCAATACCATCCCAGGCTCTCCCACACAAGCAACTCGATCTCCAACAACCCCTACCAGtgcactgtatgtctgtctgagtATAACAGCCTACATGGACTTCTGACACACTATGGCAAAAAACACCCAGGCATGAAAGTCAAGGCGGCTGACTTCGCACAAGAAGCTGATATAAATCCAAGTTCGGTTTACAAGTGCCGACACTGTCCATATGTGAATTCACGCATCCATGGAGTTCTTACTCATTACCAGAAGAGGCATCCGTTGGTGAAAGTCACCGCTGAGGACTTTGCGGATGACATCGAGCAGGTTAAAGATATAACTGAAGTGGATGACAAGTGCAAGACCCAAAGACAGGGTTATGGAGCATACAGATGCAAAATGTGTCCATACACTCATGGAACATTGGAGAAACTGAAAATTCACTATGAGAAATATCACAATCAACCTGCTTCAGATATGTTCAAGCCTTCCCTCGTGCCATATTCCACTGTGAAGGATGAGGTGGTCGCTGAATGCAGTGCCACAAGTGTATCATCAGAGGTACAAGAGGTTAGCGAATTCAAACTTGCTCTCACCCAGTTCCCTATCAACAAAGGAGAGACCCATGCTGTGTTTAGGTGTCAGCTCTGCAAGTATTTCTGCTCAACCAGAAAAGGCATAGCTCGACACTACCGCATCAAGCACAACAACGTCAGAGCTCAACCGGAAGGCAAGAACAACGTCTTCAAGTGTGCTCTCTGTTCATACATCAATCCCATTCGCAAAGGCCTGGCGGCACATTACCAGAAACGTCATGACATTGATGCCTATTACACACATTGCCTGGCAGCCTCCAAGACTTTGACGGAGAAGCCCAGTAAAGTGGTGGTGCCCGTGGCATCGGAGGCTGAAGGGTCGGAGCTGAGCGAGGAGCTACGATTGGccgtggagaggagggagtgttCGCTCTGTGCGTTCCAGGCCTTCAGCAGGAAGAGCATAGTTTCACACTACATCAAACGCCATCCAGGAGTCTTCCCCAAGCGGCAACACACCAGCAAGCTCGGACGCTACTTCACTGTGCTCTATGCCAAAGAACCAGAACATGTTGAAGAGGTAACAGAAGTGGTGGAGGTTGAACCGAAGCCCGAGCCAGAGGGAGAGGTTGCCGAGTGGCTGCCTTTCAAGTGTTTAAAATGCTTCCAGCGATTCAGCACGGTGAAACTTCTCTCCATGCACTACAACGACCATCACAGTGGCAAGGACCACAAACAGGACTTTGTCATCTACCCCAGCCTCACAGAAGATGGGACGGAGACAGAGCTCTATCAGTGTTCCCACTGCGAGTTGAAGTTCCTGGGCCTTCCTCTCCTCAGCACTCACCTGATGAACCATAACGAGGAGTTCCAGAAGAGGGCGATGCGGCAAGAGAGGAGGAAACAGCTCCTTTGCAAGCAGAAGTCATCCGAGCCACCGGAGACAAAGCCTGAGAAAGTGAGTAGAAGAGTTTACAAAAGGATGGTGATTTATATGTGGCCATTGTTTTGGACTAGAATGAGAATGAAAATGAGACTGTGAATAATAACTAACAGTATATGAAGCATTTCCACTGTATTGGGCTAACATAGTAATGTTACACATAGTATTGATGATTAAAGTTTTATCGTTAGAAATGAAATCAGTTATAGAGAATATCAGTGGAATGAGTGTAAGGCTGTTAGATTTACCACCTTTTCTtccctttttcttttcttttagcTGGTGAATAATGCTGACAAAGCACCGATCGGCTACAGGTGTAACTTCTGTGTGGAGGTCCACCCTACTCTCAGAGCCATCTGTAACCACCTGAGGAAA includes:
- the LOC115106058 gene encoding zinc finger protein 462-like isoform X2, which codes for MEVLQCDGCDFRAESYDDLKTHIQDVHTAFLQPTDVGEGDGSPCQSRADSLNSPNQTEGEEEEQNTSPQTETDFSSSNQMPYSKSANHPNKTANQLFQCKICVRYFRSKSLLSEHTKKVHGTSLSGGNSPASHTSKQSNYNIVIHDSLGKVFSCHYCTYKSPRKARILKHQKMYHKGNLDPPESLSEAVDDPESLSSEEPSEELSEDVVERGILESMVKPLGKSRGNQALRREWCDNMMKKHRNMVKMISTIQPGGEGEGSAGSSKSDSPSSPRSPPNSKMVFKDLSGNEGSSVGNSSVFKLNKPASGISPYQYSQIQSVAPNSTGSSILSDRSTFVMSDVSNSAMEMDLSMLDDSRSTSEEDDEELGDEDDPNYTDPLSTGDSAKQLLSEEDNKMLETKGIPFRRYMNRFQCPFCSFLTMHRRSISRHIENIHLSGKTTVYKCDECPFICTSPLKLGTHMQSHSSDWDTMDLTSESPGPQNNETPESVNGGNVAASKVNGKKLSNVGNDLNQQNPHRCTLCSFSTTTLKGLRVHQQHKHSYCDDMQAASLEGSTNEQQDSELETFSSSPSQVQKTQTSILGLGSKKHLTGKTARKSINDLPLDLSPVKKRTRIDEIANNLQSKISQQQEDLVINLEEIDDEEEGELNVNEDAGRDKEENNGESKNHGYVYNKLYEGRVGKRKRTLTSKLRNIPIAMTLSDDEDKESVDLKADLQDQSSQDSRDTSFQENLDYTEDSGMARFYCKHCDYHNKSARSVSTHYQRMHPYIKFSFRYILDPEDQSAVFRCLECFIEYTNFNNLHEHYMDHHPEASNVLNFNQPDLVYMCRFCSYTSPNVRSLMPHYQRMHPEVKINNAMIFSSYVVEQQHKGAESQTLREILNSGPKSFTCSSTTSTPKSSSSPVLKSVAKTQDSSSETEALKEVGNVVVYDCDLCSFASPNMHSVLVHYQKKHPEQKASYFRIQKTMRVITVDRPQSAGNSSYNINIPTPAKSPSAAMPFGTDEEIYYCKHCVYSNRSVVGVLVHYQKRHPEIKVTAKYIKHAAPTSGLMKLMDELQIAPPKQFLKQFNNNGFDGSSNSHARVVTEKGEAEMLFFCQHCDYGNRTVKGVLIHYQKKHRDAKSNADLVRRHTAVVRSQRERAQMGQSGTAASAIAPAAPTETEASSGCLRSLKCRHCSYTSPYVYALKKHLKKDHPTVKATAMTILHWAYQDGILEAGYHCEWCIYSHAEPNGLLMHYQRRHPEHNVDYTYMASKLWAGPDTTTSQPGGNAGDSKHYQCRDCAFEACSIWDITNHYQAVHPWAVKGDESVLLDIIKGPRSQEKVHPSMAKGPPFTFLPTAHDEGPLDIPTSPQEHQHHQYHPRLSHTSNSISNNPYQCTVCLSEYNSLHGLLTHYGKKHPGMKVKAADFAQEADINPSSVYKCRHCPYVNSRIHGVLTHYQKRHPLVKVTAEDFADDIEQVKDITEVDDKCKTQRQGYGAYRCKMCPYTHGTLEKLKIHYEKYHNQPASDMFKPSLVPYSTVKDEVVAECSATSVSSEVQEVSEFKLALTQFPINKGETHAVFRCQLCKYFCSTRKGIARHYRIKHNNVRAQPEGKNNVFKCALCSYINPIRKGLAAHYQKRHDIDAYYTHCLAASKTLTEKPSKVVVPVASEAEGSELSEELRLAVERRECSLCAFQAFSRKSIVSHYIKRHPGVFPKRQHTSKLGRYFTVLYAKEPEHVEEVTEVVEVEPKPEPEGEVAEWLPFKCLKCFQRFSTVKLLSMHYNDHHSGKDHKQDFVIYPSLTEDGTETELYQCSHCELKFLGLPLLSTHLMNHNEEFQKRAMRQERRKQLLCKQKSSEPPETKPEKLVNNADKAPIGYRCNFCVEVHPTLRAICNHLRKHVQYGEVKEGHVKEVADVPLSTIPAESSLTNGEVEEVTNNSVMESVPKDLTMVAVAMCPVVAGAAVAMETAEMAVGMSPVVGAAVLPVDQVKERLTGGHPCAQCDRVFMSMQGLRSHERSHSAMAMFTREDKYSCQYCQFVSPFRHNLDKHVQSHHRHHKPFRCKLCPFKSAYLSRLKSHLHKAHPGENTYKCLSCPFSSMTISQLKEHSLRDHGQALTLPKLRAGTTTHTQVPQAGHDPQIRPFRLGSDPHQTPLTSDLDGAGYLHETVDVRRQLSHYQVASCSHVTSSSPTARPQAVSSDTRPDGILTCEFCEFSSGYMQSLRRHYRDRHGGKKLFKCKDCSFFTCSKSTFTMHVEAGHTVVPEEGPKDLRCPLCLYHTKYKSNMIDHIVLHREERVVPLEVSRYKLSRHLAGGEFRCHKCTFTCSSDQSLQLHLTKHNEMKPYQCQLCYYDSRQRYQLDTHLREEHKVIRNFELMGQVNLDQLDAIKERNSSAEEEEAIEEDGLGVMEEEIVEDEVEMEESIDEELEQKEEKRIEEEEAEAEKPAPKDVPVVSPSSSSVTASAEKRFPCEFCGRCFTNSIEWERHVLRHGMTVTNSRTDTSTTPAIDASASALPSIGSSTIGTMTDRGLDLSSNGMEVGKEYASDLLQSSNNLNEEDNKEMLETKK
- the LOC115106058 gene encoding zinc finger protein 462-like isoform X3, producing the protein MEVLQCDGCDFRAESYDDLKTHIQDVHTAFLQPTDVGEGDGSPCQSRADSLNSPNQTEGEEEEQNTSPQTETDFSSSNQMPYSKSANHPNKTANQLFQCKICVRYFRSKSLLSEHTKKVHGTSLSGGNSPASHTSKQSNYNIVIHDSLGKVFSCHYCTYKSPRKARILKHQKMYHKGNLDPPESLSEAVDDPESLSSEEPSEELSEDVVERGILESMVKPLGKSRGNQALRREWCDNMMKKHRNMVKMISTIQPGGEGEGSAGSSKSDSPSSPRSPPNSKMVFKDLSGNEGSSVGNSSVFKLNKPASGISPYQYSQIQSVAPNSTGSSILSDRSTFVMSDVSNSAMEMDLSMLDDSRSTSEEDDEELGDEDDPNYTDPLSTGDSAKQLLSEEDNKMLETKGIPFRRYMNRFQCPFCSFLTMHRRSISRHIENIHLSGKTTVYKCDECPFICTSPLKLGTHMQSHSSDWDTMDLTSESPGPQNNETPESVNGGNVAASKVNGKKLSNVGNDLNQQNPHRCTLCSFSTTTLKGLRVHQQHKHSYCDDMQAASLEGSTNEQQDSELETFSSSPSQVQKTQTSILGLGSKKHLTGKTARKSINDLPLDLSPVKKRTRIDEIANNLQSKISQQQEDLVINLEEIDDEEEGELNVNEDAGRDKEENNGESKNHGYVYNKLYEGRVGKRKRTLTSKLRNIPIAMTLSDDEDKESVDLKADLQDQSSQDSRDTSFQENLDYTEDSGMARFYCKHCDYHNKSARSVSTHYQRMHPYIKFSFRYILDPEDQSAVFRCLECFIEYTNFNNLHEHYMDHHPEASNVLNFNQPDLVYMCRFCSYTSPNVRSLMPHYQRMHPEVKINNAMIFSSYVVEQQHKGAESQTLREILNSGPKSFTCSSTTSTPKSSSSPVLKSVAKTQDSSSETEALKEVGNVVVYDCDLCSFASPNMHSVLVHYQKKHPEQKASYFRIQKTMRVITVDRPQSAGNSSYNINIPTPAKSPSAAMPFGTDEEIYYCKHCVYSNRSVVGVLVHYQKRHPEIKVTAKYIKHAAPTSGLMKLMDELQIAPPKQFLKQFNNNGFDGSSNSHARVVTEKGEAEMLFFCQHCDYGNRTVKGVLIHYQKKHRDAKSNADLVRRHTAVVRSQRERAQMGQSGTAASAIAPAAPTETEASSGCLRSLKCRHCSYTSPYVYALKKHLKKDHPTVKATAMTILHWAYQDGILEAGYHCEWCIYSHAEPNGLLMHYQRRHPEHNVDYTYMASKLWAGPDTTTSQPGGNAGDSKHYQCRDCAFEACSIWDITNHYQAVHPWAVKGDESVLLDIIKGPRSQEKVHPSMAKGPPFTFLPTAHDEGPLDIPTSPQEHQHHQYHPRLSHTSNSISNNPYQCTVCLSEYNSLHGLLTHYGKKHPGMKVKAADFAQEADINPSSVYKCRHCPYVNSRIHGVLTHYQKRHPLVKVTAEDFADDIEQVKDITEVDDKCKTQRQGYGAYRCKMCPYTHGTLEKLKIHYEKYHNQPASDMFKPSLVPYSTVKDEVVAECSATSVSSEVQEVSEFKLALTQFPINKGETHAVFRCQLCKYFCSTRKGIARHYRIKHNNVRAQPEGKNNVFKCALCSYINPIRKGLAAHYQKRHDIDAYYTHCLAASKTLTEKPSKVVVPVASEAEGSELSEELRLAVERRECSLCAFQAFSRKSIVSHYIKRHPGVFPKRQHTSKLGRYFTVLYAKEPEHVEEVTEVVEVEPKPEPEGEVAEWLPFKCLKCFQRFSTVKLLSMHYNDHHSGKDHKQDFVIYPSLTEDGTETELYQCSHCELKFLGLPLLSTHLMNHNEEFQKRAMRQERRKQLLCKQKSSEPPETKPEKLVNNADKAPIGYRCNFCVEVHPTLRAICNHLRKHVQYGEVKEGHVKQEVADVPLSTIPAESSLTNGEVEEVTNNSVMESVPKDLTMVAVAMCPVVAGAAVAMETAEMAVGMSPVVGAAVLPVDQVKERLTGGHPCAQCDRVFMSMQGLRSHERSHSAMAMFTREDKYSCQYCQFVSPFRHNLDKHVQSHHRHHKPFRCKLCPFKSAYLSRLKSHLHKAHPGAGYLHETVDVRRQLSHYQVASCSHVTSSSPTARPQAVSSDTRPDGILTCEFCEFSSGYMQSLRRHYRDRHGGKKLFKCKDCSFFTCSKSTFTMHVEAGHTVVPEEGPKDLRCPLCLYHTKYKSNMIDHIVLHREERVVPLEVSRYKLSRHLAGGEFRCHKCTFTCSSDQSLQLHLTKHNEMKPYQCQLCYYDSRQRYQLDTHLREEHKVIRNFELMGQVNLDQLDAIKERNSSAEEEEAIEEDGLGVMEEEIVEDEVEMEESIDEELEQKEEKRIEEEEAEAEKPAPKDVPVVSPSSSSVTASAEKRFPCEFCGRCFTNSIEWERHVLRHGMTVTNSRTDTSTTPAIDASASALPSIGSSTIGTMTDRGLDLSSNGMEVGKEYASDLLQSSNNLNEEDNKEMLETKK